The Candidatus Neomarinimicrobiota bacterium genome contains the following window.
GGCACCGGTTTTGCCCAGCCGAAATGAACGAGAAAGAGCATCAGCGTCCCGATGGGATCGAGGTGCGAAATGGGGTTGAGCGTCAGTCGCCCATGCATCTTTGCCGTGGGATCGCCAAGTTTCATAGCCATCCAACCGTGAGCATATTCGTGGCAGGTGAGTGCCAGAAGAATCGGTGGTGCAAGAAGCAGGATTTCGCTCATGCTCTGGGGTGATAAGTTTTATGAACTTCCTTTAGATACGTCCTGTCCAAGTGAGTATAAATCTGGGTAGTGCTGATATCGGCATGACCCAGCATCTCCTGGACAACCCTCAGGTCAGCTCCCCCCTCAAGAAGATGAGTGGCAAATGAATGACGAAGCGTGTGAGGACTTACTCGCTTATCGATTCCTGCCCCTGTCACATATTTGCGTAACAGCATCCAGACGCCTTTTCTAGAGATTGGATCGCCGCGGTAATTAAGAAAGAGAGTGTCGCTCCGTTTCCCCTTTTTCAGGAGGGTGGGTCGCCCTTCGTTGAGATACTTCTCTATCCAATTTGCCGCCTGCTTTCCCAGCGGTACAATCCGCTCTTTCGACCCCTTGCCGAGAACTCTAATCCACCCTTTGTTCTCGAACAAACTGATGAGCTCCAACTGGACGAGTTCCGTCACTCTGAGCCCCGCTGAATACAGCATCTCAATCATCGCCCTGTCTCGCAAACCAGATGCGGTTGACGAGTCGATCACTTCAAGGATGGCGTCCACCTCCTCCACGCTCAAGATAACCGGGAGCTTCTGGGGAATCTTCGGCGCTGTGAGAAGTTCGGCAGGATTGAGAGTAGCATACTCTTCATCCACCAGAAATGAATGATAAGACCGCACCACGGAGAAATTCCGCCGCACACTTGTCGCCATCAGTTGAAGATCGCTTAAAGTTCGGATATATTCGCGAATATGTCCGGGGCGGATGTCATTGATGCTGTCCAGATGTTTGTCCCTCTCTATGAACGTAAGATAGCGCGTCAGATCGTGCTCGTAAGCTTCAAGGGTGTTGGGCGAGAGGCTCCGTTCCACTCGCAGTAACCTGAGAAAATCAGACTGGTACGTCTCCGTGGCCGGCCCCCATTCATACGAAGGACAGTTCCACCAGCTCGCAGAAGATATGACCTGCCGCAAGATGTCCTTCCTGAATACGCTGTGTGTCATCTGAAGGTACGCGAATACAGACGTCGCCCCTGCCTGCCAGTTTGCCGCCGTCACGACCGGTCAACACGATTACACGCAACCCCTTTTCTTCAGCCGTATCCACACCTTTAACCACATTTTCTGAATTGCCGCTGGTAGAGAGCCCTATCAGAACATCGCCCGCACTACCAAGTCCCTTGATTTGCCGCTCAAAGAGCGTATCAAACCCTACATCGTTCGACCACGCTGTCAGTAGAGAACTGTCGGTCGTGAGAGAAACGGACGGCAGCGGTGCGAGATCGTGGCGCCTCAGACCGCCTAGCAGTTCTGTCGACAGGTGTTGGGCTTGAGCGGCGCTACCGCCATTGCCGCACCAGAGTACCTTGTTGCCGTTCCTGATGGCATCAATAATCAGATCTGCCGCTTCCAGTATCCCTTCCGAACAACTGTCCACCATACTCTGCTTGACGTCGGCCACTTCCGCCAGTTGATTCCTTATCTGACCTAATCTTGAGTCCATCTACTTACCATGAACCGCATCAGCAAAAGATTGCATGAGCGCCTTATGATCATCGGTCTCTGTAACCGTGCCTGTTACAACGAAACTAGCACCTGCTTCAACCTTTCCTGCTGCTTCCTCGGGTGACTTGATACCACCACCCACAATGATGGGCAATTCCACTTCACTGGAGAGCGCACTGATTATCTTCTCGGGGATACTCCGGACGGCGCC
Protein-coding sequences here:
- the xerD gene encoding site-specific tyrosine recombinase XerD, with product MRQVISSASWWNCPSYEWGPATETYQSDFLRLLRVERSLSPNTLEAYEHDLTRYLTFIERDKHLDSINDIRPGHIREYIRTLSDLQLMATSVRRNFSVVRSYHSFLVDEEYATLNPAELLTAPKIPQKLPVILSVEEVDAILEVIDSSTASGLRDRAMIEMLYSAGLRVTELVQLELISLFENKGWIRVLGKGSKERIVPLGKQAANWIEKYLNEGRPTLLKKGKRSDTLFLNYRGDPISRKGVWMLLRKYVTGAGIDKRVSPHTLRHSFATHLLEGGADLRVVQEMLGHADISTTQIYTHLDRTYLKEVHKTYHPRA
- a CDS encoding SIS domain-containing protein, which gives rise to MDSRLGQIRNQLAEVADVKQSMVDSCSEGILEAADLIIDAIRNGNKVLWCGNGGSAAQAQHLSTELLGGLRRHDLAPLPSVSLTTDSSLLTAWSNDVGFDTLFERQIKGLGSAGDVLIGLSTSGNSENVVKGVDTAEEKGLRVIVLTGRDGGKLAGRGDVCIRVPSDDTQRIQEGHLAAGHIFCELVELSFV